The Halococcus salifodinae DSM 8989 genome has a window encoding:
- a CDS encoding transposase, which translates to MRRPFSALSGSAGTGSNPTSNASSTESSKHDSVGLYGDRFAFDSTHLPCSQTDPDGVWMWESAAEEWVYGYGLLVAVDCASDLPVGAVVVQRKQHPETATLECFERLVENTDVTMVLGDSAFDTLEFHDRCVDRQILPVCTYNPRNTADPLDIVFRIEALAEESGVQLNRTALQDAFDSRE; encoded by the coding sequence ATGAGACGCCCGTTCTCAGCACTATCTGGGAGTGCTGGAACAGGCTCCAACCCTACATCCAACGCGTCTTCGACCGAATCGAGCAAGCACGATTCGGTCGGCCTCTATGGCGATCGCTTCGCGTTCGATTCGACGCATCTCCCATGCTCACAAACCGATCCTGACGGGGTGTGGATGTGGGAATCAGCTGCCGAGGAGTGGGTCTACGGCTACGGATTGCTCGTCGCGGTCGACTGCGCCAGCGATCTCCCCGTTGGCGCAGTCGTTGTCCAGCGCAAACAGCACCCAGAAACCGCGACGCTCGAATGCTTCGAGCGTCTCGTCGAAAACACGGACGTCACGATGGTTCTCGGCGATTCGGCGTTTGATACGCTAGAGTTTCACGACCGGTGTGTAGACCGGCAGATCCTGCCGGTCTGCACGTACAATCCTCGGAACACGGCCGATCCACTTGACATCGTGTTTCGAATCGAAGCACTTGCCGAAGAGAGCGGTGTCCAGCTCAACCGTACTGCACTACAGGACGCGTTCGACAGCAGAGAGTGA
- a CDS encoding TetR/AcrR family transcriptional regulator, which translates to MNVDEADEADRADDTARFDSNAREAIMEATYRALCAHGAVDLTTRAIADEFDKSRSLIFYHYDSKEDLLASFLAYLLERFEERMGTTCMEDPTEQLDALIDALLFGPADHEDFQTAMLGLRSQAPYNGAYREQFRINGEYVHGLFRGVIERGVERGAFAEVDPSRIATMLLITIDGARMRFVTLGDDESLHTARKVIDDQLDRTLFAGTGPE; encoded by the coding sequence ATGAACGTTGACGAAGCCGATGAAGCGGACCGCGCGGATGACACGGCGAGATTTGACTCGAACGCGCGCGAGGCGATCATGGAAGCGACCTACCGGGCGCTGTGTGCGCACGGTGCAGTCGACCTCACCACACGAGCCATCGCCGACGAGTTCGATAAGAGCAGGTCGCTCATCTTCTATCACTACGACTCGAAGGAGGACCTCCTCGCGTCGTTTTTGGCGTATCTCCTTGAGAGGTTCGAGGAACGTATGGGAACGACGTGCATGGAGGACCCGACCGAGCAACTCGACGCACTGATCGATGCATTGTTGTTCGGTCCCGCCGACCACGAAGACTTCCAGACCGCGATGCTTGGACTCCGGTCGCAGGCTCCCTACAACGGGGCTTACCGCGAGCAGTTCCGGATCAACGGCGAGTACGTGCATGGCCTGTTCAGGGGGGTAATCGAGCGCGGCGTCGAACGGGGAGCATTCGCCGAGGTTGATCCGTCACGCATCGCCACGATGCTTCTCATCACCATCGACGGTGCGCGGATGCGCTTTGTCACCCTTGGCGACGACGAGTCACTCCACACCGCGCGCAAGGTAATCGACGACCAGCTTGACCGCACGCTGTTTGCCGGGACCGGACCCGAGTGA